One Methanocalculus alkaliphilus genomic region harbors:
- the porA gene encoding pyruvate ferredoxin oxidoreductase produces the protein MLTVATGNKAVAAAVKAAKPAVVAAYPITPQSEVVEQIAEYVTAGEMDTRYIPVESEHSAMTACIGASITGVRSFTATSSHGLLYMHEMLHWAAGARLPIVMANINRSLGPGWNVWAEHTDAFSQRDTGWLQFFVGDVQEAYDTTLMAFRIAENNGILLPVMVNLDGFLLSHIMQSLETVEPGDYIPPVRLPHRIDPENPAGYGAMTGPNDHFKFRWGIEKAMRNSPAVIRDAEEEFFRQFGRKYGPTEEYRCEDAEVLIVALGTLGKEAEVAVDLLRDAGIKAGSMRIRWFRPFPDLDIGGRDLVVLDRGYSFGYGGVLSSEIRSKYPGASIYSVVAGLGGQEVTYDDIAGFVRDRRMGEEFWFGVDA, from the coding sequence ATGCTGACGGTAGCAACAGGAAACAAGGCGGTTGCAGCTGCGGTGAAGGCCGCAAAGCCGGCCGTTGTCGCGGCATACCCGATCACCCCCCAGAGTGAGGTGGTCGAGCAGATCGCAGAGTACGTCACCGCAGGTGAGATGGATACCCGGTACATTCCGGTTGAGAGTGAACACTCGGCGATGACTGCCTGTATCGGGGCCTCAATCACCGGTGTCCGCTCCTTCACGGCAACCAGCTCCCATGGGCTCCTCTACATGCACGAGATGCTCCACTGGGCGGCAGGTGCCCGCCTCCCCATTGTGATGGCAAACATCAACCGTTCCCTCGGTCCCGGATGGAATGTCTGGGCAGAACATACCGATGCCTTCTCACAGCGGGATACCGGATGGCTCCAGTTCTTTGTCGGCGATGTCCAGGAGGCATACGATACCACCCTGATGGCATTCCGCATAGCAGAGAACAATGGTATCCTCCTCCCGGTGATGGTGAATCTCGACGGGTTCCTCCTCTCTCATATCATGCAGTCGCTTGAGACCGTGGAGCCGGGCGATTATATCCCGCCGGTGCGGCTCCCCCACAGGATCGATCCGGAGAATCCGGCAGGCTATGGCGCGATGACCGGGCCAAACGATCACTTCAAATTCAGATGGGGGATCGAGAAGGCGATGCGCAACTCGCCGGCGGTCATCCGGGATGCGGAAGAGGAGTTCTTCAGGCAGTTCGGCCGGAAATATGGCCCGACCGAGGAGTACCGATGCGAGGATGCCGAGGTTCTCATCGTCGCACTCGGAACACTCGGCAAGGAGGCCGAAGTGGCGGTCGATCTTCTCAGGGATGCGGGTATCAAGGCAGGATCCATGCGAATCCGCTGGTTCAGGCCATTCCCTGACCTTGATATCGGGGGACGCGATCTCGTCGTCCTGGATCGCGGTTACTCATTCGGGTATGGCGGTGTCCTCTCCTCTGAGATCCGGTCGAAGTATCCGGGTGCCTCGATCTACTCCGTCGTCGCCGGACTCGGCGGCCAGGAGGTCACCTATGATGATATCGCCGGGTTCGTCCGGGATCGCCGGATGGGTGAAGAGTTCTGGTTCGGGGTTGATGCCTGA
- a CDS encoding 4Fe-4S binding protein yields MSDPVAMSRPRQGAAGKTGTWRTFRPVVDREACNACGLCAMYCPDACIDADFEIDLDFCKGCGICAQECPKKAIRMDREER; encoded by the coding sequence ATGAGTGATCCTGTTGCGATGAGCAGACCCCGGCAGGGAGCTGCGGGAAAGACCGGAACATGGCGGACATTCCGGCCGGTGGTCGATCGTGAGGCATGTAACGCCTGCGGCCTCTGTGCGATGTACTGTCCGGATGCCTGCATCGATGCCGACTTCGAGATCGATCTCGATTTCTGCAAAGGATGTGGGATCTGTGCCCAGGAATGCCCCAAAAAGGCAATCCGGATGGACCGCGAAGAGCGGTGA
- a CDS encoding 2-oxoacid:acceptor oxidoreductase family protein, producing MYEIRIHSRGGQGGVTAARLIAMAAFLDKKHATAAPFYGAERRGAPVVSFVRIDDHTIKIYSQIRSPDLIVVLDASIMDAVDVLQGMKPGGRVLINSPHPVDLPGVEALTIDLTGIALSVDLVVAGSPILNTPVLGAIAKMGIITHESALAAIRDMFADERNVKAAEAAYEELTV from the coding sequence ATGTATGAGATCCGGATCCATTCACGCGGTGGACAGGGGGGCGTCACTGCCGCCCGTCTCATCGCGATGGCGGCTTTCCTTGATAAAAAGCATGCGACGGCCGCCCCGTTCTATGGAGCGGAACGGCGGGGCGCCCCCGTCGTCTCGTTTGTCCGTATCGATGATCATACCATCAAGATCTACTCCCAGATCCGATCTCCCGATCTCATCGTCGTCCTCGATGCAAGCATCATGGATGCGGTCGATGTCCTCCAGGGGATGAAGCCGGGGGGCCGTGTTCTGATCAACAGCCCCCACCCGGTTGATCTTCCGGGGGTCGAGGCTCTCACCATCGATCTCACCGGGATCGCCCTCTCCGTTGATCTCGTCGTCGCGGGGAGCCCGATCTTAAATACCCCTGTGCTTGGGGCGATTGCAAAGATGGGTATCATCACCCATGAATCTGCGCTCGCCGCAATCCGTGATATGTTTGCGGATGAGCGGAATGTGAAGGCGGCTGAGGCTGCATATGAGGAGTTGACGGTATGA
- a CDS encoding thiamine pyrophosphate-dependent enzyme, which translates to MAEIPEDEYLLKCTTACAGCSAALALRYVLKAAGPDTVLVVPACCTSVLQGIYPNTAFAVPVYNIAFAAAAACASGMSEAFASEGKKTNVIVFAGDGGTVDIGIQALSGALERGTNFLYICYDNEAYGNTGMQRSGATPIGARTTTTPGGKTDTKKDIDRIIAAHNIPYQATASAAHPKDLFEKVKTALATPGPSFIHILVPCPPGWRIPSDMPVTVGKMAVKTGMWVLWERKYGELTINGASKAAMRKRLPLKEYISLQGRFKGITEKQVNELEQQVEKNLARLAKEEAGEC; encoded by the coding sequence ATGGCTGAGATACCAGAGGATGAGTACCTCCTCAAATGCACAACGGCATGTGCCGGGTGCAGCGCTGCGCTTGCACTCAGGTACGTGCTCAAGGCAGCCGGACCTGATACGGTCCTTGTCGTTCCGGCATGCTGTACAAGTGTTCTGCAGGGGATATACCCAAATACCGCATTTGCTGTTCCTGTGTATAATATCGCGTTTGCTGCCGCTGCGGCATGTGCATCAGGGATGAGCGAAGCGTTTGCGAGTGAAGGAAAGAAGACGAACGTCATCGTCTTTGCGGGCGATGGTGGTACGGTGGATATTGGTATTCAGGCACTATCTGGTGCACTTGAACGTGGCACCAACTTCCTCTATATCTGCTATGACAATGAGGCATACGGGAACACCGGGATGCAGCGGTCGGGTGCAACCCCGATAGGGGCACGGACGACGACGACACCGGGTGGAAAGACCGATACGAAGAAGGATATCGATCGGATCATTGCCGCTCATAACATCCCCTACCAGGCGACGGCATCTGCGGCGCATCCAAAGGATCTCTTTGAGAAGGTGAAGACCGCCCTTGCCACGCCCGGCCCTTCGTTCATTCATATCCTTGTTCCCTGCCCGCCGGGCTGGCGTATCCCCTCTGATATGCCGGTGACGGTCGGGAAGATGGCGGTGAAGACCGGGATGTGGGTCCTCTGGGAGAGGAAGTACGGAGAGCTCACCATCAATGGTGCTTCGAAGGCTGCGATGAGGAAGCGGCTCCCGCTGAAGGAGTATATCTCGCTTCAGGGCCGGTTCAAGGGGATCACAGAGAAGCAGGTGAATGAGCTTGAACAGCAGGTCGAGAAGAACCTCGCCCGGCTTGCAAAGGAGGAGGCAGGAGAATGCTGA